In the Halorubrum ruber genome, GAGTTCCTCGATCGTGGCGGTGTCGTTGTCCGTGATCCGCTTTTCCATCATCTTCGTCGTGACGCGGTCCATCCCGGGGAGCGCGGCGACGGCGTTGGGGACGGGCATGTTGGGGTTCCCGACGGAGCTGAGCTGGAGGTTCTTCGACCGCTCCTCGTGGAGCATGTCGAGCCCCCAGAAGGTGGTGAAGACGGTCACCTCGTAGCCGAACGCGGCCGCGGTGCTGGCGAGGATGAGCGGCGGGTACGCCATGTCCAGCGTCCCCTTCGTGGCGATGATGCTCATCTTCTTGCCGCCGTCTTCGTCGGTGGCCTCGGCGAGCGCCTCCTCAAGCTCGTCGACGCGCGCGGCCAGCTCCGCGCGCGAGGGCGCCTCGTCGGCCGGCACGTCCTCGGGCGACGCGTCCTCGGTCTGCCCCTCCTCGGCCGACGCGTCGGGTGTGTCCGTGCTCATCGTTACTCCGTCTTGCGGACGTAGTGGTTGTACACGTCGTCGCCCTCCGTCTGGTCGACGAGCTCGACGCCCTCGGTGCCGTCGGCCCAGCCGTCGATGTCGCTCATGCTACCGGGGTCCGTCGCCACCACCTCGAGGACCTCGCCCGCGGCGAGGTCGTCGATGGCGGACTTCGTCTTCACCACTGGCATGGGGCACGATGCGCCTTTCACGTCAAGCGTCTCCGCGATGTCGAATTCGGCACTCATGGGATATCTGCTCCGGTTGTCTGTATTGGAGCTAGCGCACAATACCTCCCAGCACAGTAAAAGATTGTCGATTCTTGTGAAGATCGCCGACTACTGTATAAAGCCAAACCGGTTTAGACGGCTTATAACCCGCCTTCGGGGACACGAGGGGGCCACCGGACGAAGATCGCTCCCCGTAGTATTGTTTGAAATAGGAAATACTATGAAAATGCTTTTGTGCGTCGACCCGGTAGAACTGAGTGCGAAACATGAATGCCGACGACTTCCCGACTCCGGACGTCGATGTCGACTCCGTCGACCCGGAATCGCTCAAAGACCGAATCGACGCGGGCGAGGACGTCACGATCCTCGACACGCGCATGCAGTCGGATTACGACGAGTGGCGCATCGACGGCGAGAACGTCACGTCGATCAACGTCCCGTACTTCGAGTTCCTCGAGGACGAGGTCGACGACGACGTCCTCGATCGGATTCCCGACGACCGCGAGGTGACCGTCCTCTGCGCGAAGGGCGGCGCCAGCGAGTACGTCGCGGGCACGCTCGCGGAGCGCGGCTATGACGTCGACCACCTCGAAGACGGGATGAACGGCTGGGCGAGCATCTACGAGGCCGTCGAGGTCGACCGCTACGACGGCGCCGGCACGCTCCTCCAGTACCAGCGCCCCTCGTCGGGCTGTCTCGGCTACCTCCTCTACGACGACGGGGAGGCCGCGATCATCGACCCGCTCCGGGCCTTCACCGACCGCTACCTCGACGACGCCGACGACCTCGGCGTCGACCTGACGTACGCCATCGACACGCACGTCCACGCCGACCACATCTCGGGCGTGCGCGACCTCGACGCCGAAGGCGTGGAGGGCGTCATCCCCGACGCCGCCGTCGACCGCGGCGTCACCTACGCCGACGAGCTGACCACGGCCGAAGACGGCGACACCTTCGAAGTCGGCGACGCGGCGATCGAGACCGTCTACACGCCCGGCCACACGACCGGGATGACCTCCTACCTCGTCGACGAGAGCCTCCTCGCGACCGGCGACGGACTGTTCATCGAGAGCGTCGCCCGACCCGACCTCGAAGAGGGCGACGACGGCGCCCCCGACGCCGCGCGCATGCTGTACGAGTCGCTTCAGGAGCGGGTGCTGACGCTGCCCGACGACACCCTGATCGGCGGCGCGCACTTCAGCGACGCGGCCGTCCCGGCCGACGACGGCACCTACACGGCGCCGATCGGCGAGCTCGTCGCGGAGATGGACGCGCTCACCATGGAGGAGGACGACTTCGTCGAGCTGATCCTCTCGGATATGCCGCCGCGCCCGGCCAACTACGAGGACATCATCGCGACGAACCTCGGGCAGAACACCGTCGACGACGAGGAGGCGTTCACCCTCGAGCTCGGGCCGAACAACTGCGCCGCCAGCCAAGACTCGCTCGCGGGTGACTGACGACGCCGATGGTTGCTGACCCAGTACTGCTTCAGGCCGTCGCCGAGCTGTTCCCCAACGGGATCAGCCGGTACGCCGTCGGCGGGCTGCTCGTCGGCCTCGGGACCGTCGTCATCTACGTCGGGACCGGCATTCCGGCCGGGGCGAGCACGTTCCTGGAGTCGACGCTGTCGTACGTCTCCGACCAGTCGCGGTTCCAGCAGTACGTCGGCTCGCGGGACTGGCGGCTCGTGTTCACGGCCGGGATCATCCTGGGCGCGCTCGCGTTCGCCGCGACGGTCCAGTCCGGCGTGGTCACGACCTCGCTGTACGAGCCCGGAACGACCGGTCAGCTCTACGAAGTCGCCGGCGTGACGCTGTGGACGACGGACATCCAGCCGTGGCGGCTGTTCCTCGGCGGGATCTTGGTCGGTATCGGGACCCGCGTCGGGAAGGGGTGTACGTCCGGACACGGCGTCTGCGGCGTCGGCTCGGCGTCGAAGACGTCGCTGGTCGGCGTCGCGACGTTCCTGACCGTGGCGATCGGGACCGCACAGGTCGTCGCCGCGTTGGGGGTGAGTCCGTAATGCGCGAGACGCGAGCGGACCGAGGCGCGAACGGAGTGAGCGCCTCGGGGAGCGAACGGCGAACGGACGTGAGCCGTGAGCGGCGCGCGTCTCGAACTGCGCGAACGGGAGCGACCGGAGGGAGCGACACGTGAGCGACGACCGTCATCCCCTGTTCAAGCCGCTGGTGTTCGTCGGCGGGCTGATCTTCGGGTTCGGGCTCGGGTTCAGCCACATGGCGCGGCCGGAGGTCGTGGTGAACTTCCTGCTGTTCGAGGACCTCGGCCTCCCGTTCGTGATGTTCGGGGCCGCGATCGTCTCCGGGATCGCGTTCGCGCTGCTGCCGCGGATCCGAGACACCGCGCCCCTCACGGGGAGCCCGTACGAGCGCCGGCTGAAACCGTTCGACCGGAACGTTCTCGTCGGCGGCGCCGTCTTCGGCGTCGGCTGGGGGCTCTCGGGGATCTGCCCGGGCGCGGCGTACGCCAGCCTCGGGGTCGGCAACGTCACCATCCTCTGGGCGCTCGGCGGCATGTTCGTCGGCGCGTACGCGCAGGGGTACTGGCGGAGCCGGAGCGAGACCCGCGACGCCGCCCCGGCGGGCGCGGACTGACACGCCTCCTCCATGGACCCCGCTCTCATCGCCCTCTTCGTCGGCGCGGCGCTCGCCAGCCTGTTCATGGCGTGGGTGATCGGCGCCGGGTCGAGCGGCGCGACCCCGTTTGCCCCCGCCGTCGGCGCGAACGCCATCGGGACGATGCGGGCCGCCCTCCTGGTCGGCGTCTTCGGCTTCGTCGGCGCCGTCACGCAGGGCGGCAACGTCTCGGAGGCCGTCGGCAGCGGCCTCGTCGGCGGCATCAGTCTGCCCGTCGCCGGCGTTATCCTCGTGCTCTTGCTGGGCGCGGGGCTGATGGCGGTCGGCATCGTCACCGGGATCCCTATCGCGACCGCGTTCACCGTGACCGGCGCCGTCATCGGCGTCGGCCTCGCGCTCGGCGGGACGCCGGTCTGGGCGAAGTACCAGCAGATCGGCGCCGTCTGGCTGCTGACGCCGTTCGTCGGCGGCGGCATCGCCTTCGGAATCGCCTCGGTCCTCCCGCGACCCGGGGTCGCCGAGCGGTACAGCGTCCCGGTCCTCGCCGGCCTCGTCGGCGCCGTCCTCGTGAACGTCCGGTTCAGCTTCCTCGGCGAGGGGGCCGCGCCGGGGACCGTCAGCGGACTCGCGCAGCGGACCCTCTCGGTCGACGGCCTCGCGTCGGCGGCCGCGATCACCGGGCTCGCCGCGCTGGCGATCGCGACCGTCGTCTGGTGGGACGTGAGCCGCGACGAAGCGGGCGGGCTGCGGCGCGTGCTGCTGGCGCTCGGGTCGCTCGTCGCCTTCTCCGCGGGCGGGAGTCAGGTCGGGTTAGCGGTCGGGCCGCTGCTCCCGCTGCTCGACGAGGTGGGGATGGTGTCGACGACCGCCGTCCTCGTCGGCGGCGGGTTCGGGATGCTGGTCGGCTCGTGGACCGGCGCGCCGCGGATGATCAAGTCGCTCTCGCAGGACTACTCCTCGCTCGGGCCGCGGCGCTCCATCTCCGCGCTCGTCCCGTCGTTCCTGATCGCGCAGCTCGCGGTGCTGCTCGGGGTGCCGGTCTCGTTCAACGAGATCGTCGTCAGCGCGATCATCGGGAGCGGCGCGGCCGTCGGCGGCCGCGACGCGGTGGACGCCGAGAAGATCCTGACGACCGTGGGGGCGTGGGCCGGCTCGTTCGCCGTCTCGTTCGCGCTCGCGTACGCCGTCGCGGCGCTCGCTTTATAAGCGAGCCACGCCGCGGCGCCGTTTCTTTATAAATACCCGAAGCGGTAGCAGCGGCGCGTGCCTGCGAGCGGCCGCCCTCGGCGGCCGCGAGACAGCACGCGCGAGGGAGTCGGTCGGCGTTTTAAACGCCGACCGACGAGGCTGGGGAGGCGTGAGGTGCGGTCCCGCGAGCGACCGGAGGGAGCGAGCGGGAGCACGGAAGTCGCAGCCCGCGCAGCGAGCGAAGCGAGCGAGCAGGACCGTCTTCCGGCGGTCGCGGTGCCGTGCGGGGCTGGACTCAAAGGGGCAGTCACCGGCGGCGGAGCCGCCGGTTGCCCGTGGCGCGTAGCGCCACGCTGTCGCGAGGACGAAGCACGACGACGCAAGCACTGGAACGAGGGAGCGAGCGCAGTGAGCGACCGAGTGAAGCGCACAGCGAGTCGCGCGAGTCCTCGCGGCTGGGGCTTTGGAGGAGTTCCCTGCTGATTCGTCACTGATAATTTATGAGCGAGCGACTGGGGCTTTGGCGGTGTCCGTCACCGAGCCGTCAGTAACGATTTATAAACGAGCGGCTGGGGCTGTAGCGGTGTTCGCAGGCGACTCACCGGTATCCATTTATAAATAAACTGTAGGAGAGCTACCGAAGTAGCCGCCACGGCAGCGATCGCGTCACCGCGGCGTGACGATCTGCCCATCGAGACGCCTGCTTTTTTAAGTCGCTCGGGGCGGCGGGACGAGGAAGACGTTCCCCGTCGCCCGCGCGACGATCTCCCCGGAGACGCTGCCCAGCAGGAGCCGCCGGACGCGGCTCCGGCCCTTCGAGCCGACGAGGACCGTCGACGGCGTGACCGCCGCCTCGGCGGCGAGGATCTCCTCGGCGGGGTCGCCGCGGCGGACCTCGGTCCGCGTCTCGATCCCCCACTCCTCCAGCGTGCGCGCCCGCTCGGCCAGCCGCTCGGCCGGACCGGTGCCGGCGTCGCCGCCCGCGCCCTCGTCTTTCGGCGAGCGGACGTGGACGAGCGTCGCCTCGTCGGTCGCGTGACGGAGGTACGAGAACGCGTCGAACGCGCGGGCGGCGTGCTCGGAGAAGTCCGTCGCGAAGAGTATCCGCCGAAAGAGGTGCTCGCGGCGGACGTCTGGGTCGTCGACCGCCCGCTCGACGCGGTTGACTAACAGCGGGACGACGGTGGTCCGCGCGAGGTTGCGCGCGGTCGAGCCGACGACCCGGTTCTCCAGCGGGCTCCGTCCCCGCGACCCGACGACCGAGAGGTCGGCGTGGACGGTCTCGGCGATGTCGTTGAGACGGCGGTGCGGCGTCCCGCGGACGACGTGCGTCTCGACGTCGAACCCCGCGGCCTCGATCACCGCCCGGTACCTGTCGAGCCCCCGGCGCCGCCGCGCCTCGAAGTCGACGCCCGGCGTCGCGGCGTGGACGTTCCCCGGAACGACCGTGACGAGGTGGACCGTCCGAACGCCGATGCGGCCCAGACAGTCCAGACACGTCTCGTTCTCGATGGTCGCCTCGCTGGCGGCCGACAGGTCGGTCGCGCACAGGGCCCGCATGTCGACGCCTTGGGCGGGCGACGACAACACGGTTGCGCTCGGCTCGGAAGGCGTGCGGCCGAAGACGTGGGGCCGAAGACGTGGGGCGACCACAACGCGGACGACGAACGGGGCCGTCGAGCACGAAAACCTCTCTATAAGTTATCGGTACTCCGGCCGAGGTTACCGGAATATAGTATTGTACATTCAGCCCAAAACCGTTATAGGCACGAAGCGGGTAGGGGAGAGTGAGCAGAAATGTGCCAAAAGCGAATTTCCGCGTTCGGAAGTCGGAGGGTGAGTCGATGGCAGGACTAGAGATCCCGAGCTGGGACCCGGAGACGGCCCTGCTTATCGGCGCGATCCTCTTCGAAGCGTTCGTGCTGTACATCGGGTACGGCGGCCTCGAACGGCTCGTCGGGCCGTACCTAATGGACCTCATCGTCGGGGGTGACGCGAGTGCTCGGTAGCCTCCTCAGCGGGCCCGGATTCCTGGGGACGAGCCCCGAGATGCTCGCCCTGTTCGCCGGGTTCGGCCTCGTCGTCGGCGTCCTGTTCGGGTTCTTCGGCATGGGGGGGTCGTTCCTCGTCACGCCGGCCCTGCTCATGTTGGACTACCCGGCGCCCGTCGCGGTCGGGAGCGGGATGGCGTTCGTCTTCGGGACGGCCGTCATCGCGACGCTGAAACACCACGACCTCGGGCAGGTCGACTACAAGCTCGGCGTGATCATGATTACGGGGACGACCATCGGCATCGAGGCCGGCCGCGCCAGCGTCTACTACCTCGAATCGATGGGACTCGCCGGCGGCGTCATCAGCGTCGCCTACGTCGTCCTGCTCGGCGGCGTCGGGGCGATGGTCACCCGCGACGCCCTGAAGGGCGACGGCGGGGGCGGCGTCGACCACGAGGCGGCCGACAAGGACCTCGACGAGTACGAGATCCCCGAGATCGCGAAGAAGATCCAACGGACCGTCCGGATCCCGCCGATGGTGACGCTCCGCGGCGACGTCAGCGTCTCCGTGTGGGTCATCACGGCCGTCGCCTTCTCGACCGGCGTCCTGTCCGGATTCCTCGGCGTCGGCGGCGGGTTCATCCGGATGCCCGCGATGATCTACGCGATCGGCGTCCCGGTGCCCGTCGCGGTCGGGACCGACCTCTTCGAGATCGTCTTCTCCGGCGGGCTCG is a window encoding:
- a CDS encoding universal stress protein, with protein sequence MRALCATDLSAASEATIENETCLDCLGRIGVRTVHLVTVVPGNVHAATPGVDFEARRRRGLDRYRAVIEAAGFDVETHVVRGTPHRRLNDIAETVHADLSVVGSRGRSPLENRVVGSTARNLARTTVVPLLVNRVERAVDDPDVRREHLFRRILFATDFSEHAARAFDAFSYLRHATDEATLVHVRSPKDEGAGGDAGTGPAERLAERARTLEEWGIETRTEVRRGDPAEEILAAEAAVTPSTVLVGSKGRSRVRRLLLGSVSGEIVARATGNVFLVPPPRAT
- a CDS encoding sulfurtransferase TusA family protein, with amino-acid sequence MSAEFDIAETLDVKGASCPMPVVKTKSAIDDLAAGEVLEVVATDPGSMSDIDGWADGTEGVELVDQTEGDDVYNHYVRKTE
- a CDS encoding YeeE/YedE family protein; the encoded protein is MSDDRHPLFKPLVFVGGLIFGFGLGFSHMARPEVVVNFLLFEDLGLPFVMFGAAIVSGIAFALLPRIRDTAPLTGSPYERRLKPFDRNVLVGGAVFGVGWGLSGICPGAAYASLGVGNVTILWALGGMFVGAYAQGYWRSRSETRDAAPAGAD
- a CDS encoding DUF7512 family protein, with the protein product MAGLEIPSWDPETALLIGAILFEAFVLYIGYGGLERLVGPYLMDLIVGGDASAR
- a CDS encoding sulfite exporter TauE/SafE family protein is translated as MLGSLLSGPGFLGTSPEMLALFAGFGLVVGVLFGFFGMGGSFLVTPALLMLDYPAPVAVGSGMAFVFGTAVIATLKHHDLGQVDYKLGVIMITGTTIGIEAGRASVYYLESMGLAGGVISVAYVVLLGGVGAMVTRDALKGDGGGGVDHEAADKDLDEYEIPEIAKKIQRTVRIPPMVTLRGDVSVSVWVITAVAFSTGVLSGFLGVGGGFIRMPAMIYAIGVPVPVAVGTDLFEIVFSGGLGSYLYGQGGGVNLGIVAPLLFGSALGARVGSAATAVVDSDEIKVYFGGMLLVGSIAVGIGEVGSYLGNPTLELIGLVLVIGAAVAVAFAVLYTTVTSLRVTRQQQTSAAD
- a CDS encoding MBL fold metallo-hydrolase, whose translation is MNADDFPTPDVDVDSVDPESLKDRIDAGEDVTILDTRMQSDYDEWRIDGENVTSINVPYFEFLEDEVDDDVLDRIPDDREVTVLCAKGGASEYVAGTLAERGYDVDHLEDGMNGWASIYEAVEVDRYDGAGTLLQYQRPSSGCLGYLLYDDGEAAIIDPLRAFTDRYLDDADDLGVDLTYAIDTHVHADHISGVRDLDAEGVEGVIPDAAVDRGVTYADELTTAEDGDTFEVGDAAIETVYTPGHTTGMTSYLVDESLLATGDGLFIESVARPDLEEGDDGAPDAARMLYESLQERVLTLPDDTLIGGAHFSDAAVPADDGTYTAPIGELVAEMDALTMEEDDFVELILSDMPPRPANYEDIIATNLGQNTVDDEEAFTLELGPNNCAASQDSLAGD
- a CDS encoding DsrE/DsrF/DrsH-like family protein translates to MSTDTPDASAEEGQTEDASPEDVPADEAPSRAELAARVDELEEALAEATDEDGGKKMSIIATKGTLDMAYPPLILASTAAAFGYEVTVFTTFWGLDMLHEERSKNLQLSSVGNPNMPVPNAVAALPGMDRVTTKMMEKRITDNDTATIEELLETSLEMGVEFQACQMTIELMDYDEDDFYDGVTTGVGAATAIQDMAEADIQLLV
- a CDS encoding YeeE/YedE family protein, which encodes MVADPVLLQAVAELFPNGISRYAVGGLLVGLGTVVIYVGTGIPAGASTFLESTLSYVSDQSRFQQYVGSRDWRLVFTAGIILGALAFAATVQSGVVTTSLYEPGTTGQLYEVAGVTLWTTDIQPWRLFLGGILVGIGTRVGKGCTSGHGVCGVGSASKTSLVGVATFLTVAIGTAQVVAALGVSP
- a CDS encoding inorganic phosphate transporter codes for the protein MDPALIALFVGAALASLFMAWVIGAGSSGATPFAPAVGANAIGTMRAALLVGVFGFVGAVTQGGNVSEAVGSGLVGGISLPVAGVILVLLLGAGLMAVGIVTGIPIATAFTVTGAVIGVGLALGGTPVWAKYQQIGAVWLLTPFVGGGIAFGIASVLPRPGVAERYSVPVLAGLVGAVLVNVRFSFLGEGAAPGTVSGLAQRTLSVDGLASAAAITGLAALAIATVVWWDVSRDEAGGLRRVLLALGSLVAFSAGGSQVGLAVGPLLPLLDEVGMVSTTAVLVGGGFGMLVGSWTGAPRMIKSLSQDYSSLGPRRSISALVPSFLIAQLAVLLGVPVSFNEIVVSAIIGSGAAVGGRDAVDAEKILTTVGAWAGSFAVSFALAYAVAALAL